Genomic window (Dictyoglomus thermophilum H-6-12):
CTTTTACTTAAAGATTTTTCTTCGCAGTATAACAAATCAAAATGATGCAATAAAACACTACCTCTTGCAAAAGCTCCATTTAAGGCTTTTATAGAAGGAACCACTGATGCATGTATAGGTCTATCATTATATTTAATTTGAGGATGTTTTCTAAATAGTCTGCACATTAAAAAATTTGCCCACTTTCCTTCTCCAAAGTAGTTTAGATGGGGTAAATAAAAAGCCATTATATTATCTGAGACCTCTCTTACAAGCTTTCGTAGTTCTAATCCTCCTTCAGGAGTTATAACTTCGTCAGCATCAATTACAAAGATCCATGGATAAGATGCTGCTTCTATATATAGATTCCTTGCGCTATCAAAAGTAAAACTTTCTGCATTTATAATTTTACTTCCAAAATCTTTAGCAATCTCAACGGTCTTATCATTAGAACCATTATCAACCAATATTATTTCATCTACATAATTAACAATACTTTTTAGACAGTTACTTATAACTTTTTCTTCATTTTTAGCCAAAATACAAGCGGTTATACCTACCTTAGAAGTCATCTTTTAGAAAGATCCCCATTTTAGAATTCTCAAATAATAATTTTGCCCACTTTTTAAGAAATTCATTAATAGAATAATTATTGTAATTAATAACAAGCATAATATCATTTATGTTGTATTGAGAAAGTAGATCTGAGAAATTATTCATGTCTATTATGAAGGCTTTGTAATAACTTTTCCATGTTTTTTTATCAATAAGAGACAGAAATTTCATTAGATACCTATATAATTTACCATAAAATATTATTAATAATAAAGATCTAGTTCCAATAAAAGATAATGGACAAATTAGTTTTGCTGTGTTCAAATCTTTTACAGTGTTCCAAGGGCTAAAATTTATCACAAGGTTAAAGTGTAGATTGTTTAAAATATCTTTATCTTCTCGAAGTAATTTTAGTAGTTTGCAAATTATCTCAGCTTCATATAGTTGCAACTCTGACCGTTTTATTCCTGAAACGTAGATTGCTTTTAAAATTCCGTAGGTACATAGTAAATTTTTGTAAAACATTTCTACAAGAAATTTAGAGTTTGAAATTTCTTTATACCATTTAGCAAGTTCTATAACTTCAGATGCGGCATTAAATTTATACCAATTTCTGCTTAGTATAACCGAGACTATCTCACAGTAATGTTTTAAAAGATTAATTTTTTCTTCTTTAGTTAGCTGGTTGTCTGTAA
Coding sequences:
- a CDS encoding RIO1 family regulatory kinase/ATPase domain-containing protein, with amino-acid sequence MSWYKAAKIKILDKNENKTFMWDSSIFIEKIRTKRSIIYFSTDGFYTAKQYLDYSYQISHTDIGTYTSISNFLKNYRLLIQFKIYNIPRIYGFSLSNKIIIMENIKARVLSEIHNPTSYLGIILETLYSWDRAKLLHGDLSRNNILIDEKNCYIIDLDNICFLGNKYNIGLLSNILDFERKSLTKYLFTDNQLTKEEKINLLKHYCEIVSVILSRNWYKFNAASEVIELAKWYKEISNSKFLVEMFYKNLLCTYGILKAIYVSGIKRSELQLYEAEIICKLLKLLREDKDILNNLHFNLVINFSPWNTVKDLNTAKLICPLSFIGTRSLLLIIFYGKLYRYLMKFLSLIDKKTWKSYYKAFIIDMNNFSDLLSQYNINDIMLVINYNNYSINEFLKKWAKLLFENSKMGIFLKDDF